From the genome of Primulina huaijiensis isolate GDHJ02 chromosome 11, ASM1229523v2, whole genome shotgun sequence:
AATTCTTGAGGTATGGTAACCTGTTTCTTCATGTTGCTCGACAGACCTATCTCTCCCTTACTTTCTAGTATCTGCAGCACATAGAAAATGGTAAAGGGGCAGGTTTTGCCCGAATATCATCATCAGAAGGTGTTAGTAATCTACCTTTCTATTCAAAGGTCTCGCCTTAAACTGGGGAACCTTTTTAAGTTCTTCTTCCTCTAGTTCTGTGGAACTTTTGACCCTCGGACGATGTGCTCGGAGATAAGCCTGAAGAAGGGGTGATTTTGGTGCTGTAAGCTGTGGCTTCCATTCATGGTTCTGCATTGAACAAAAATATGTTAGAGTTCTTTCAATATATCTATAATAATAAACATCTTCTAGTACCTGTTCCTGTGTTGATTCTATGGAGGCCAATGTAGATGTTTCTGCCTTTTGATTGGCCCTCGACATTGTCTCCGAATGGAATTCCTGTGCAAACCAAGACGATTTTTTGTTATTTGCAACTAATGGTGCTCAAAAATTCAATCTTTTTATCAGCTAGTGGCTTATTTACCTTGAATTGAGGAAGCTGGGGTGCGCTTCTTTGTATTGCTGTTATGGTGGGAGCCTCGAGAATCTGTGTATGATAGGCAAAACAATCATAAGTATGACCCTTGAAAATTCCACagttatttgtaaaaatttcttATAAAATTTAACTAGTACTTTTTTGTTTAGAGGGAGAACCTTAAACTTGGGAACTTTAGCCATCATCTCTTCCTCCAGTTCAGCTGAACTTTTTATTTTAGTAGAACGAATCCGTTGGGATGTTTCAAATTCAGGTGTCTTTGGCCTTGTTAATGTAAGCTTCGATTTCCTCTGCACTGTTCCGGTGGCATTGCTCTGAATAATTTAGTGAACGACAATACAGGTTATTGTGCATCCATAAGTGATGATTAAGTAAATTTTCTCGGAAGCGAAAAAGAAGTCACAGTTGTCAGTTGGTTACCTGTGAAACAGAACTGCTGCGAGGCAAGGTAATCTCTCTGGTGCTTGATTGAAACTTATTCATCATTTCTGCCATAGACACAAATGGAACTGCTGGTTTTTGAACGTACATCTTCACAATAAGCAACGAAtcaatgttttattttatgttcagAAAAAGTTGATAAGAATAACCGTTTTAAGTTTTCCAAAAGCCTACCCGTCTATCCTCTTTACAAGTTTTTGCAGCATTTGAAGGGCATAAATTGGAACTATTGCTTAAGGGGCCGAATCTTGTTTTGTGAGGCAAGTTGGCAGGTTTATTGATTGTAAGAATCTAAGAAAAAGAGAGGTTTTTTTAAACGAACATTACCAAAGCACAATATAACTCGATAAAATATATGCAGTACAGTTAAAAATGATGTCCACCTGCTGAGATTGTCCTCCTTCCAGCTTCTGCTTCTTTATGGCTGGGTACTCATGGGCGAGGTTGGGAGTTCCAATATCGTTCTTCGCATTATTTTCCCTGAGGAAGTATGAACCGGACCTTGAGTTGACAGATATGAAAGATCATGAAGTATGGAGAGTGTAGGTATCCCCAAATATACAGAGACCAACCTTTTACCAGTAGCAGGTTTAATGCTTTTGACTTGTGAGTTTTGCAACTGAATTTTTGATTTCATCGCTGAAGGATTTTTAAGTAAGCTAGCTATCTTTTTGGCTGACTGCAAATTCTTGTTTCCAAACTTTTTTGATGGCGCTGGAGTTGTTTGCGGTTCTAAAATAACGGAAATTTTGTTTTAGATACAAAGTGAACGAGATATGAACTAGCGTTGAACATTCATGAATAAAACTGGGATGAGGATGACCTTGGACATCTACAGGGACAGAAGAAAATGCTTCTTTGCCTGCTTCGTGGCTGAAATGACAAGCAGCAAAAATTTTAGTTTAGTCAAGAAATAGTTACAGTTCTTTAATAGGTTCCACATTTTAGCAATATTCAAGAAATAGATACCTTTCATTTTCTTGACTGCAATTGCCTTTAGTATCAGACATCTTCTCGATCTCTGAATTCGGCATCTAGTAGAAACACCACATGAAACGGAACTCGAATTCTAAACAGCATTTATTTCAGAATGTACAAAGCATACCTTAATTTCAGCCGGAGCAACCTCTTCTTTTGCTTCTGTTGAAACGAGATCTACCTGCTGTTCTGACTTTGATGCTGCCTCTGATGTCTTCTCCTTCACCTGTGACAAGTAGTCAATAGTTTGTTCATCCACCTTTTAGCCAATGAAAATGGTATCCTAGTTGTCAATAATAAGCTATTGATAACTTCACCTCGTTCAGTTGTTCATGTTCATCAAACTTACATAGGATCAAAGTTTGAACTGATCTGGTATCTTTGATTCTTGGCATAAATGCTGCAGACCATATTCAAACACGGGAAACATAATATGGGAAACCACCAAAAGGACAGTATATcatgatgaaaaaaaaaaaaaaactagcatTATTTTCTTCTTTCATCAACTTTGGCCCTTACAAAAAATGTCCTGGTGCAGAACAAATATATTCCTAATTTGGCAATCACATTATGACCCATAACAGCTTTACATGATTTTTGATGTAGCTGATCAATCATATTGAAATTTAAATGCCAAAGTAAGGATGATCTTTtgaccaaaaaaaatataaaagtttatccAAAGTATGCATGATACTTGAGCTCAAGATCTAATTCTAAATGAATTGCTCAACGATGTGGCAAATTACTTTGGCGTCCAAGAGACATGGACATGAACATGTGTTTTAATCacgtaattataaaattttgacaaTTATGTTTGTGATTTAGTTAATTAGAATGTCTCCAAAACATaattacataatttaaaaaCTAATAATTAATTCATTGAAAGAAACCTAGGTTTACAATTTTAGAAACATGATTGCTAGGTGATATACAGACTGCAAGGTGGCTTTTGGACTTCCAAAAACAAGGCCTGCATCCTGCAAGAGCTCAACAGTCCAGCCCAGCCCAGCTAAGTTGGATCAACTTAATTAAGTAAGTTAAATTAGTTTTCAAATTAGGCTGGACAAGTTGTAAACGAGACCTCAATTGCAAGAAGCCCATTTGTCAGAAATCCACGTGGCACTATAAAACAAGGCCACGTGAGATTTTCACACGTGAAAACACGTGGGAGGATATCATAATTGAAAGTaggaaattgacaaaaacctcACTAACTTCCATTAGCACCAATCTGCGTCACCCCTAACATTGATGGAACAGTAGTGCTTTACAAAAATTGTATAGAGAACTTagcataataaaaattaatagcTAGGGGGTCTAATATTGTCGAGATAACTACGTATATAGaccatatatattataatatataaatattaaaaatacatatCAGTTGGTTGTGATACCTTAATTATGAAGTACACGGTATGGGTTGTTAGCAAAATTATAGGGGCTTAAGAAATTTATTCTAAAAAGATGGCTCCAATTATTTTCATCAGCGTGGAAGAGAACAAAAGAGAGGGTTGGTGCTTTGCATGTTATAGTGTAATGTCGAGGTGCCACATATATCCATCCCTTCGCATGCAAAGCACCCCTAATGCTATGCAGCCACGCACCTATCCACCCATACCTTACACCATCCTGGTCATTCTCCCCCCACACCCCTCTACCTGTCTCTATCCTCTGTATATATATGTTGCCCCTATTTTCACTGTTTCATAAATCTTAGTTTGCTCCCTTCTCTGGTGACATTTCTTTCTACataaattgtattatttttattatatacttAGGATTCATTCTCCTACCatatattattttcaagaaaatttcatTATGGGTAGTACTACTGTTTGTGATGAGAATCAACACAAGTTCCACCACTCCCACCAACCGTACCTGAACAAGAAATCCCTCCGAGAAATCGACATCCCGCCACGGAAGCTCCTCAGTCGCCGTTCGGCCGCCGCACATCAGCAGATGTCCGACATGTTCTCGGAATCCCACAAGGCGGAGGATGCGCTCTCCAAGTTCTTGCCTTGCAACAACGTAGACGAAGATGATTCTGATCCTTATTCCTCCGACCAGTTCAGAATCTATGAATTCAAGGTCAGGAAGTGCACCAGGAGCCGTAGCCACGACTGGACGGATTGCCCTTTTGCTCATCCGGGCGAAAAGGCCAGGAGAAGGGATCCGAGGAGGTTCCAGTACTCTGGAACTGTGTGCTCTGAATTTCGAAAGGGATATTGCAACAAAGGCGATAGCTGTGAATTCTCCCATGGGGTTTTTGAATGTTGGCTTCACCCATCTCGCTACCGAACCGAAGCATGTAAAGATGGGAAGAACTGCAAGCGGAAGGTATGTTTTTTTGCTCATTCAACCAAGCAGCTTCGCATGTCGCCGGATCCATCTTCTCCACCGCCTATGAGTTCTCCGATGTCGGAGAAAGTGTACCGGAATCTGAATCATTGCTGTGTTTTCTGCCACGCTTCACCTACTTCTCCTCTAATGAGCATGTCCCATTTATCTCCGCCGCTTTCACCACCACTCTCCCCTCCGGTGAACACACCGGAGTTTTCAAGGTTATCAAGCATGGAATCCTGCGGATTCCGAGAACTCAGCAACGGCGGGATAACTTATAAAGATGCATTAACCGAATTGATGTGTTCTATGGAGTCCATGCGCGTGAACGAAGCTCCAGTTTCTCACTGTGCCACAACACTCATGAATACTGCTACTCGGAGGAATCTTCCATGGCTGGATGTGACTAATTTCAACGTCGAAGTGGAGCAGCCTCAGTTTGTGTTATCTCCTTCAACCCCAAGCCCTGGAACAAGCAAATTATTTAATGGAGAGAGCAGGTTCTTTACAGGGAATTTTTCTGGCAAGAATTTGATGGAGGATTACACCAGGTACAACAATGAAAGCAATCTGGGAGGGCCAGATCTTGGGTGGGTCAATGATCTCCTCACCTAAATTAATTTGAAGGCTGGTTCCAATAAAATGTCCCCCAAATGCTATGGAGATTTGAAGAATGAAAAATTAACAAGATAATGATATTGCAccatccatatatatatatatgtaagttgtgtatgtatatgtgagATGGGATGTGATTATTTTTtgcttcgatttttttttttggtaattatGGGATTTTAATGAGTATTTAATTAGTCAGTTTATTTTGAGTCCGTTGTGTTAAAAGTATAGAGTGGTACTAGTTAAGTTATGCAAGGAGGGCTGCTGGCCGGTATATTTGTGAATTTAGGTTTATCTTATGGTCTATGGATTTTATCAATGAACTTGAATCATGTTTTACATTATCATTCTTATTCGTTAATCTTTTTGCTTTTTAACAAAACCAGTGAAATTATATTGGAGCAATGAGTTTTGATCTTAAATATCTTGTATGAAATCATTCGGTTTAGTTCAAGTTTTTTTTGGTGAAATTAATATATCTTCGCTTTTCAAGTACATGTATTGTGTTTTGGGGATAAAAAGATTTTGTGGGTGTTAtggtttttatttcaaatttagttttttactatttttcagTCTACTAACGTGTGTTTcgtcattaatttttataattataatattatattcatttAAACATAAATTAACACGAGTCATTAGTGTCAGAAAATACTCGAAACATTCCATCGAATATTCTCGAgttcttatttttattaaaaccttTNAAAAGACTAAAAATGGAAAACAAAAGAGTAGTGCAAGGTGTCACGGTCACGAGTTAGGAGAGGAAAGGTGGCGTCCATGCACAAAGACGAAGAGGTTATTATCCAAATCAAAGTTTGTTTACAAAATTCCAAAAGCTATTAAACGATATTGTCTGCTTTCGCCACGATTGCATATgccatttttataattataatttataggtAAATGGGAGCACAAAAAAACTTCCAAATTAAATAACGTTCTTATAAATTATCAAATCTTACAAGTCAATTATCTCTAGTACTATATTATGAATTTCTATAATATTCATACGTTATGGAGAGTTCTCAAAGTGGAAAACTTGTGAATCCTGTTTTTGATGATAACATCATAATAGTTCATAttttgttatcaaatttctcattgtttatattttcgagatgcttaattaatatgttttgtgttattttattttatgaataagtTTTATGCTATTgggataaatttattttgttgagaatttgaagtagaaaaattcagaagtgaaTTTTTCATAAGACGTGAGAAAACCTTGTGATTATTTTTCAGTTGCATATGAAACCTAAATTTGGCGAGAATGGCAATGAGTGAAATTCGAAATTATGATGATAATACTATATTTTAGGAGTTCTAATTGTGGTATTTAATTCATTAAAGACTTTAGAGACATATTATTGAgataaagaaatatttgataGAGTATTATTCCATAAAAACTCTGGTTTACTTATTGATAGGCCTAATTTCTTCATAGTATTATTAGGTTTCATTATAGTTTTTGGTTTTTGTCTTTTGACTTCTCTCTTCGCACCAACTTAACGTGAAACACAAAAGAGAAAGCGGGTGaatttttcatttcttctcaCGAACTCTAGGTTAAGTTTTATTTCTAATTCAagagatattttattatttcaattttatcactgtgaggtttTTTAcgctttaatttaatattatattttattcaagtatttgttggtttattatttattcatatgaAATATCTGTTTACAGTTTACAAGACCAAAATGTTGAGAACGATAATTGACTCTGCACAAAGTACAACTCGTAGTGTTTGGGTtgtaatatgatttaaaataatttgaattgtaccgatatcatcaaaaaaaatactaacattttattttctctctttattatttgatcatgtgtatttgactatttttatataataatagtttatttatatttaactcATTAGAATAATGAAACGAATATGATATCTTGAGTAAACATGTGTTATACtaatcataataaatttcaaatccttaaaatattgaagttatttaaaatatattaaaattaatataattataatataaataaataaaaaaatgaagttgaatttcttctatttaacttatttaactataaaaataaattcaaaatcatagATTACAAATGATTCAATTCaaatatatgttaaaaatataatttcggTTTTTCAGAAATATATAGCTAttgcatatataattttataattgatGGCAATTAAGGTGGATCAGCGAGTCATTGGAAAGGCATGTGGGAGGAGAGTAGGGGACCTCCGTTGAAATTAGACGGTCACCGCCGGCCGCTTGTGAATTTTGCTGCTACTTCcacatgttaattaattaagttggattgtttatacatataatataatataatataaatctaTATCTTTGTGACGGGTCGAACCGATCCATACCCgattgtaaaaaatatttttgatataaaaaataatatttttcatgggttGGGTCGGATAAAAAAACTCGTGTAAAAAATTTGACTCTTAAAACGATCTCATATGATTTTTGTGTACTATCAGCATCTAacgaaaattaatatttattcattttaaGATGATTgaggatttaattaaaaaaaacttgtaaaGCCTAATTTTAGTAGCATGAAAAACGAGAGCTAAAATCATCTGTACGCTGATCTTTCTAGCCTAGCTTATATATTCCTACCCTACAGTAATTATTGCGATCCACCGGCCAAGTTCCCCTCCAGGAAACACATAATTTCACCACTCACCacacataaatatttaattatgggaCTACATTATTTGTGTAATAAATGTTTCGAACGAGAAGCAAGTGGAAGTACCCATAACCATAGGGAAAATCAAATATCCACGAATCTTCAAATGTTAAAATTcccatcaatcaaatcaatggTTATGTAAGAAtagaaattcattttatttttaaaaaataatttatgtgaTCGTAGCCTAATATTTGAAGATATGACATCGATAATGGGAGAAATTAAATTAATGGTTatgaaaatttgatttaaaactgGAGATCGGTCCGCTCGTCATATAAAATAGATAGATTGAGTCAACAATTTGCGAGTTGTGAGTAAACCCACCCCATTAGCCCGTTCGGACAGTTACTTATTAGTTATTAAGTAAATCTTACTGATTTTAAACACATTATCGCTGAATGCGAAATGTAGAACTAGAAAAAGTTCACTTGGGATGGCCCAGCCCACCCATTTTTATCGTATCCTGTTAATAAAATACTTATTCGAACTTGGGTAAAGCCCAAATAAGTCATAGACCCGTAATATAACcttttttcaaaagaaattttGCTACATAGTTTCACGGAAGAGTTTGACAATTACATTTAAATCCATAATAATTTATACAAATCAAATTTTTGATTCATTCTACGTCTGGAATTTTGACCTGACTCTGTTTTGTTGTTATACAATGGGGTTGGCTGGTTTTTGTTTTAATGTGGAGTCGATAAACGTCTCTTATTTGGACATGTTTAAATGAATACACTGCAACGGTGGTAacgattttaattttgatttctaACTAGTAAAAAAATTACAGACACAAAATTTAAGGATGGTCCGATTCAGTCAGTTAATTACTTCGCAAATTGATAAGGGTATTAATCCTACTCAAATTCTAATTGTACATTATGTATTgagattgaaaaataatataataattaattaatataatgtaaatatgtgaagaaaataataaaatagaatagaagGGGAAAAAAGGGTGTTCGGGGGAAAAAACATACAGCGGTAAACCTTGTTGGTGCCACTAAAACCCTTGCAGTCGTAGCTTTTTCTTCGTTTCCGTTTCTCGCGAGCATACTTTCGAGGTATGCAAATTCGTTCATACGTTCCTGTCTCTGCACTCGTAGCCCGTCAAATATCAGTATTTGTCTGTATATATGATGCTTGCGATTCAACTTTGTTAATTgtgcttttattttttaattgatttttttgttcgGAGATTTGGTGAAGGTGTGAGTGAGTGCTGACTTTAGTGGAATTATATGAACTTTCAGGTTTTTGCGTCATTTCCTTTTGATATTGAGGTGTAGTTGGTTGATTCAATGAGATATGATCTTAGTTTTCGTTATAATGATGTGTTAGGTTCAGTATCGGATATTTGAGTGAATAATTGTACATTTTCTGTAAATGCAGGTGTTTACGGTATGAATTTGAACAATGTCAAGGTACCGAAGATGCCTGGTGGAGGTGCAACATCTGCTGTGATCAAACTGGGAGTTTTTGCTGGACTTGGCGTCTATGGAGTTGCTAACAGTCTCTACAACGTTGAGGGAGGGCACCGTGCCATTGTTTTCAACCGAATTGTCGGTGTCAAAGATAAGGTTTAGCCCTGCATTTATCTCGAGGATTAACTGATAATgcttaatattttattctatCTTTAATTACATGCAAATCTTTGTTTTTCCATGTCTCTCTTGTTGGGAAAGTCTGTGGGAAGTAGTTCATTTTTTGTGGGTTAAACCATGAATATTGCATCCCATTTTCAATTGTAATGATGTTTGCCTGAGTGAATCTTATTGGCATAAAAGTTGGATCATGTCATGTATTTACTCTGGCAATTTGCAGCTATAGTTacatgtttaattattttagacCTTTTCAGAAAAATCTATTCACTTGAACAAATAATTGTAGCAAACCTTCATTGCCTCCGGCCACATCTCAATGGAATTGGTATAATCTCGTTTGGCGCATTAAGGCTGATAAATATCTCAGAGCCTAGATGCAAGACGCAACGTGCAAGACGAGGAGCACACTTTATTGAAATGAAGCATCATAATAATCATATGCTAGTATTTGTAATTTGAAGAAAAGTTCATAACAATATAAAGCAACATGTGCTTTACGAATTAGTAAAGaacaataaaacaaaatttgttaGTATATAAGCTAAATTAAATGTTCTATATCTTTCACTTCGTggttgatttattattttcacattGATGGCGTGATTAAAATTGGACTCGAGGCTTAAACCGCACCAAAAGTTGGGTTATGTTAGGGTGTGTGGGCTTTATTAAAGACTATGTCTTGCCCTTTGTTGAGGCACAAAAGAAGAGACCGACAAGACTTGTGCCTAGATGAACGCCTGTTTTTGTGTTTTAGTAACTATGATTGAAATATTGGCCTCCATAGT
Proteins encoded in this window:
- the LOC140987719 gene encoding protein TPX2-like, producing the protein MPRIKDTRSVQTLILCKFDEHEQLNEVKEKTSEAASKSEQQVDLVSTEAKEEVAPAEIKMPNSEIEKMSDTKGNCSQENESHEAGKEAFSSVPVDVQEPQTTPAPSKKFGNKNLQSAKKIASLLKNPSAMKSKIQLQNSQVKSIKPATGKRENNAKNDIGTPNLAHEYPAIKKQKLEGGQSQQILTINKPANLPHKTRFGPLSNSSNLCPSNAAKTCKEDRRMYVQKPAVPFVSMAEMMNKFQSSTREITLPRSSSVSQSNATGTVQRKSKLTLTRPKTPEFETSQRIRSTKIKSSAELEEEMMAKVPKFKILEAPTITAIQRSAPQLPQFKEFHSETMSRANQKAETSTLASIESTQEQNHEWKPQLTAPKSPLLQAYLRAHRPRVKSSTELEEEELKKVPQFKARPLNRKILESKGEIGLSSNMKKQVTIPQEFHFSIDKRIPPPTAVVDLFDKLSLVSEPHQEKLVPRNTTLDPFHLHTEERGAEKEKRKNEELVQKQLEEERARIPKALPYPYTTDYPEIPPKPEPKQCTKPEPFRLESLLKHEEEMQREMEERRRMEMDEAQMRIFKAQPILKDRDPIPFPEIQRKPLTEVQVFNLQVNHRAAERAEFDKKIKDKEATYKRYREEAESARMMEEEKALKQMRRTLVLHGRPVPNFDNPFLQQKSAKVVTKAKSPRLHIARRNEKRRVVFPAATASSAAASGMR
- the LOC140987720 gene encoding zinc finger CCCH domain-containing protein 61, encoding MGSTTVCDENQHKFHHSHQPYLNKKSLREIDIPPRKLLSRRSAAAHQQMSDMFSESHKAEDALSKFLPCNNVDEDDSDPYSSDQFRIYEFKVRKCTRSRSHDWTDCPFAHPGEKARRRDPRRFQYSGTVCSEFRKGYCNKGDSCEFSHGVFECWLHPSRYRTEACKDGKNCKRKVCFFAHSTKQLRMSPDPSSPPPMSSPMSEKVYRNLNHCCVFCHASPTSPLMSMSHLSPPLSPPLSPPVNTPEFSRLSSMESCGFRELSNGGITYKDALTELMCSMESMRVNEAPVSHCATTLMNTATRRNLPWLDVTNFNVEVEQPQFVLSPSTPSPGTSKLFNGESRFFTGNFSGKNLMEDYTRYNNESNLGGPDLGWVNDLLT